The Bifidobacterium sp. WK012_4_13 genome contains the following window.
CGTCAAGCTCGTCCTTGAGGCGATTCATGAGAATACGCTGCCATTCATCAATGGCGGTCACGGCATCGAGGCAGTTCCGGAAGTCCCGACATGGCTTTCCCTTGCCGTCATCGTGGTTTCGATTGGAAGCTCGGCAATAGCGAGTCTGATTCACATGAAATCCGTCGAGGCTGAGAAATAGCATGCTCGATGCCAATGATTCCAAGCATTGACAGTATTGTGAGCGCTAACAACACACCTCCGTCATTTCTCGTTTTTGGTCGGTGAAAGATAGTACAGTTGTTTCTGGAAACAATTCGAGGCTGTCAAGCCTCGTTCACCAATTAGAAATAGGCAGGCATTCATGCGCAAAGCCAAAATCGTAGACACTATCGGACCAGCCACAGAATCGTTGGAAAACGTCACCAAGCTCGTCGAGGCCGGTATGGACGTTGCACGTCTGAACCGTTCTCACGGCACTCCTGAGGATCACCTCAAGGTCTACAACAACGTTCGCGAAGCAAGCAAGAGGACAGGACGCAACGTCGCGGCTCTGGTTGACATCCAGGGACCGAAGATCCGCTGCGGTTGGTTCAAGAAGAACGCGGATGGCGAAGACAAGGTCTTCCTCAAGGAGGGCCAGGAGTTCATCATCACGACCGAAGACGTCACCGGTGACGAGCACATCACCTCGACGACCTTCAAGGGTCTTCCAGGAGACTGCCATGCAGGCGATCCCATCCTCATCGACGACGGCAAGGTTCGCCTTGAGGTCACATCGGTCGAGGGCAATGAAGTTCACACCAAGGTCGTCGTCGCGGGTCCGGTTTCGTCCCACAAGGGGATCAACCTCCCAGGCGTTGCAGTCAGCCTTCCTGCGTTGACGGAAAAGGACGAGGCAGATCTTCGCTGGGGCATTCAGACCGGCGCGGACATCATCGCCATGTCATTCGTTCGTTTCGCGACCGACATCGATCGCGCCCATGAGATCATGGACGAAGAAGGCCGCCGCATCCCGATCGTAGCCAAGATCGAGAAGCCACAGGCAGTCGACAACCTCGAAGAGATCGTGCGTGCCTTCGATGGCATCATGGTCGCTCGTGGCGACATGGCCGTCGAGATGCCATTCGAACAGGTTCCTCTGGTCACCAAGCGTTGCATCGAGCTTGCTCGTCAGTATGCAAAGCCTGTCATCGTGGCCACCGAGGTTCTCGGTTCCATGGTTCATTCTCCAATCCCATCACGTGCAGAGGCATCCGATTGCGCCAACGCCATCCTTGATGGCGCAGATGCGACCATGACTTCGAACGAGACCGCAGTTGGAGAATATCCGACTGAGACCGTTCAGACCATGGCACGCATTTCGGGCTATGCGACGGATCACGGCTATGACCGCATTCCCGATTTGAAGAAGCTCGACATGTCCAACTCCGGCGCCGTTTCATCCGCCGCCGTTGACTTGGCCGAGAAACTCAACGCCAAGGCAATCGTTGCCTTCACGCAGACTGGCAACACAGTCCACCGCATCTCGCGCGAGCGTCCTTCGGCTCCCATCTTCGGCATCACCACCAACATGCATACCTATCACTGGCTGGCACTCAGCTGGGGTACCGAAGCATTCCTGCTCGACGACGACTATCACGACCTGACACGCAGGGAACTGATGAAGCTTGCCGACGACACCTTGAAGAAGGCTGGCAAGGTTGCCGATGGCGACAAGATCGTGCTCCTGAGCAGCGCCCAGGGCGAGCACAAGGCCGGAAGCACCGATTCCATCTATGTTCATTCGGTCGGCGCAGCTGACTGATACCAAAGCATAGGAATTCATCGCCCTTCCTATATGAGATGCCCTGGGCCATGCAAACTGCACGGTCCAGGGCATCTTCGTCATTCACCTCCGACTTCCTGGGGACATCCACAGGCATACGACGGGCATGCATGATGTGGCAACGCTGCGACAATGCTGCGACCACGGTTGCTCCTCGCGCCTGATCGCCTCTACGGTCTGACCTGCTTCAAAGCCCGCTCATAAGTGCCCCCGCAGTGATATGTGTGATATCAAACTGTGACATCACACTGTCACATCGCACATATCTCACCACGGACTCTCTGATGAAACTGCAGCTTGTCGCCTCCTGGGGAATGAAAAACCGATATCGCACTGGCAGAAGCCCTTTTCAGGTACCCTTCAGCTTGATATCGGTTTGCTTCGTCGCTTCGGTTTGCTACGGCTCGATGCGCTATCGCTGCTCTTCGCCAAGACCGCACTGAGCGCGAAGAATGGCAATGACCGTCTTGGCGTCTACTATCGTGCCGCTCAGCACCATTTTGTAAGCCTCCTCAGGCGTGTATAGGCGGACGCTCGAACGAGGGGACTCAGGACCGATGATGCCACGGTCAACCGGAGTCAGGCCTGTTGCATAATACATGGACGTGTGCTGGTTCGAAAAGCTCGGCGTATTGATGAAGCGACCGAACTGGGAGAAATCGCTTGCCTCGAAGCCTGCTTCCTCGCGAAGCTTGCGCTTCGCGACATCCAATGATTTCTCGTTTGGCGAATTCGCATGGCCGGCAGGTATCTCGAGCGTCCAACGGTGCGTCGGAATGCGATACTGCTCGATCAGGGGAATCCTGCCGTCGGGTGTCAGCGCAAGTATGGCGACGGTGTCTCCGTTGTTTTCGTGCAGGATGTATCGTTCGAACGATCCGAAGACGTTTGAGTCGAAAGAGACCTGATCAACGTTGAAATAGTGGCTCTGGACTATCTGCGTCCTCGAACCCTCCTTGACGGGGGAGGGGCGCCAGGGGTCAAATGGTCGATATGTCGGATTACTCATGGAATCTCCTTGCTTCGTACAAGTTACGTGCATTGCATGCCTACCGTTATTGTATGCCGCCACGCGCGGCGATGTTGCATGGTCGCGAGAATATGGTAGATTCCCAAAAGGTAACAGCAAGCCCCTGTATCCCAATTGGTAGAGGAAACGGCCTCAAAATCCGTGCAGTGTGAGTTCGAGTCTCACCGGGGGCACGGTTGCAGGAACCTGTCAGCATACGCACCTAGGGGAGCATGGAAGCTACGCTGGGAGGAAAAATACGGAAATGAGGTTGGCATGGTAGCGGAAAAGGATAGCGGCGAAGAGTCTCAGTCACGCAGAACCGTGGTTGTCGCTGAGGATGAATCGCTGATCCGACTCGATATCGTCGAAGCCTTGAGTGATGCCGGATACGATGTCGTCGGTGAGGCTGCAAGTGGCCAGGAGGCTTTGGACTTCACTCGTCAGATGAAGCCCGATGTCGTCGTCATGGATGTGAAGATGCCTGGTATGGATGGCATTGCCGCCGCGAAGGAAATCGGCAAGGACAATCTGGCTCCCGTCGTGATGCTCACCGCCTTCTCACAGCAGAAGCTCGTCGAGAAGGCCGCCGAAGCCGGTGCCATGGCGTATGTGGTCAAGCCATTCGTTCCTGAAAAGCTTCTGCCCGCCCTTGAGGTTGCAATCACGAGATTCGAGCAGATCAACACCCTCCGCGATGAGGTGAGCGATCTTAAGGCCCGATTCGAGGCACGAAAGCGCGTCGACCGCGCCAAGGGACTCCTCATGGAAAACATGGGTCTCACGGAATCCGAGGCATTCCGCTGGATTCAGAAGACTTCCATGGATAGAAGGCTTACCATGCAGGAAGTTGCAGATGCGGTCATCGCTCAGGTAGAGGGTGACGACTGATTCAACGAAAGGCAGGGAGATGGACACGGATTCGCAGCATGGGCAATCGCAGAAAGACACGCTCCTTGTAGTTGACGGTCATTCTCTCGCCTTCAGGGCATATTTTGCCTTGCCTGCAGAGAATTTCACGACGCAAAGCGGTCAGGCGACAAACGCCGTGTGGGGCTTCGCAACGATGCTCGCACAGGTCATCGAAGCGGAAAAGCCGAATCATCTTGCCGTAGCCTTTGATATGTCGGGCGGAACGTTTCGCAACAAGATGCTCAAGCAATACAAGGCCACCCGTGATGCCGCGCCTGAGGATCTGCTCAGTCAGCTGCCCCTCATCCAGAAGCTGCTCACTTCGCTGGGGATCATGTATGTCGAGCGACGCGGTTTCGAGGGCGACGACATCATCGCGACATTGGCGACGATGGGATCCCAGGCCCGATACAGGACTCTGGTTCTCTCTGGCGACCGAGACGCATTCCAACTGATCGACGATTATGTGACCGTGCTCTATCCGGGCCATCACTTCAAGGAATTGAAGCATATGACTGCCGGTTCGATTCAGGAAAAGTATCACGTCTCTCCATCTCAATACCCGGATCTTGCCGCCATGCGTGGGGAAACCGCGGACAACATCCCTGGCGTTCCTGGTGTCGGCGACGGCTATGCGGCAAAATGGATCAACCTGTATGGCGGTCTTCAGGGGATATTCGAACATGCGGACGACATTGGCGGGAAAAAGGGCGAGGCTCTGCGTGAGAACATCGAACAGGTAAAGCTCAACCGCAAGGTGAATGCCCTGGTTCGAGACATGGATCTTGGCGTTGACATATCAGATTTGGAATATGGCGACATACAGTCGGAGGAGCTTTCCAAGCTTTTTGATGAACTGCAGTTCGGTGCGCGTACCAGAAAGCGCATCGTTGCTGCATTCGGATCCGACGCTGGCACGAGGCTCGACCAGGCGCAGCCAGGGATCGAGAACGATGCCGTCGCAGAGACGCCAAAGGAAGAGATATCCACGGTTCTCGATCATGTCTCTGACGCCGATGCCTTTCAAGCCTGGGTTGCAGAGCATGGCGAGGCCGAACTGCCTTCGATCGCACCGGTCACGGATGCCGAAGGCAATCCTGCTCTCAATGAGTCCGCGGCAGTGGGATCCGCTCTCTCGAAGGCCATCACGCTATACGCCGACGGTAGGGACTCGCCAGGGAGAGAACGATTCCATTCGCTGACGATCGTCGCTGCCGACGACCATGCCGTCGTTCTCGACGATTTCAGCAAGGATTCCGAGATGAAGGAATCGCTCCAACGATTTCTCAATGACTTCGGATCATTGATATTGGTGCATGGCTACAAGGAGCAGAGGCATGTCCTCGACGCCTGCGGACTCAGCCTCAATGAACCCATGTTCGACACGAAGTTGGCCGGATACATCGTCGAACCTGACTTCCATGCCGACAGCCTGTCTGCATCCGCCGCTCACTTCCTCGACATTCATGACGAGAGCAATGATGTCACCATCGAGCAGGGAAGCTTTGCATTCGATAAAGACGATTCGGACGATGGCAAGGATTCCGAGGGTTCCGAGGAACGGGACGAACCAGAGTCCCTGAAGCGGGCAATTCTTGTCTCCCGGCTCGGGGTCTATCTGGCACCGATCATTGACGAGCGCAGACAATACAGGCTGCTGCGATCGATTGAGATCCCGGTTTCATCGACGCTGCATTCTATGGAATCGTATGGGGCGTCGGTGAGCACCCGCAGAATGAAGGAATTGCACGATCGCTTCGTGGCCGATGCTTCGCAGGCCCAGGATGTCGCATGGCAGAATGCGGGCTCCCGGATCAATCTGCAGAGTCCCAAGCAACTGCAGAAGGTATTGTTCGAGGATCTGGGACTGAAGCACTCGAGGAAGACCAAGGGCGGCTCTTACACCACCAATGCCGCAGCGCTGCAGAGCATGTACCTGAAGTCGACGGACAACCAGAAGGCGAATGACTTTCTGGGAGCTCTCCTCAGATACAGGGAGACCAACAAGCTCAAGCAGATCATGCAGACGCTCATCGACTCCGTGAATGCAGAAGATGGACGGATCCATACCACCTTTGAACAGACTGTGGCCGCCACAGGACGGTTGAGTTCGGTCGATCCCAATCTGCAGAACATTCCGAACAGGAATGCTCAGGGCCGTGAGATTCGTTCCGCATTCGTGCCTGCACAGGGATACGACTATCTCATGAGTTCCGACTACTCCCAGGTCGAGCTGCGAATAATGGCTGATCTCTCAGGCGATGAGGCGCTTATCGAGGCCTTCAAATCAGGCAGGGACTTTCATAAGTACGTCGCAAGCCTCGTCTATCAGAAATCGGTGGATGACATTACCGGTGATGAGCGATCCCATGTCAAGGCGATGAGCTACGGCCTGGCATATGGTCTGAGCACCTATGGGCTTGCACAGCGGCTTGCCGTCAGTCCAGCCGAGGCGGATATCTTGCGAGAGAAGTATTTCGCAACATTCGGCAAGGTCCACGATTATCTCGAGTCGCTGGTGAGCACGGCAAGGGATAAGGGCTATACGGAAACGATGTTCGGCAGAAGAAGGTATTTCCCTGGGCTGAAGTCCACAAGACGCCAGGTCAGAGATGCAGCCGAACGGGGAGCGTTGAACGCCCCGATCCAGGGCTCGGCTGCGGATATCATGAAGATAGCGATGATTCGTGCAGATGTGGCATTGCGTTCCGCAGGATTGAAAAGTCGGATAATTCTTCAGATACATGACGAACTGGTGCTTGAAGTCGTGGAATCCGAGGTCAGCAAGGTCACATCCCTGGTTTCAGAGGCTATGGAACACGCCGTCGACATCGCCGTGCCACTTGATGTCTCGACAGGTGTGGGTGCGGATTGGCAGCAGGCGGCACACTGAACGTGTCCGATTGGGTCCAGCTGGCCCTGGCTGGACGTGGCTGTCCCTGGCTGGACGTGGCTGGACATGGGGCTGGGACTCCGGATGCCTTCGTTGCCGGAGCTTCATCGTTCTTGCAGCTCTGGCAACGCAACCTGATCACGGCATCTCCGTGACGAGACATATTGGAGGTTTTTGAAATGGACAAAACAGCTTCTGATTCCGCAGATACAGGATCTTCCTCATCTGGCAAGCCTCGCAACGCAGAATCGTCGCAGCCGAATCTCAACCAGGTCGTCAGCATCCTCGAAGATCTCTATCCTCTCCAATATAGCGAGAGCTGGGATGCCCCTGGCCTTATCGTGGGTGACCTTTCCACGGGAATCAACAAGGTCATATTCGCCGTCGACCCGACCATGGACGTCGTGGACGAGGCAATCAGGCAGCATGCCAATCTCTTGATCACGCACCACCCACTCCTCTTCAAGGCGGTTCACCAAGTCAGCGGTCTCGGCTTTCGCGGAGGCATCGTCAACGCCTTGATCCGCAATCACTGTGCGCTCTGGGTGGGCCATACCAATGCAGATGTCTCCTACCGCGGCGTTGCGCAGAGCGCCGCCGACAGATTTGGGCTGCTCGATCAGCATCCGCTTATTCCTGCGGACATCCAGCAGCATGGCCATGATGTGGGCCTCGGGCGCGTGGGGAGACTGCCCAAGCCGCAGACCCTCAGGGAATTTGCCGCTTCCATTGCAAAGGTGCTTCCCAAGACGACGTCCGGCATTCAGGTCTGCGGCGAGCTCGACGGGCTGGTACGCCGGATTGCCGTGCTGCCGGGCTCGGGTGACTCGTGTTTCGATGAAGTCCGTGCCAGCGATGCCGACGTGTACGTGACCAGCGACCTGCGGCATCACCCCGTCACGGATGCATATCAGCAATCACGCTATGAATACATGCTCGCCGCTTCGGGATACGCTGCCGAAAGGGGACAGCATGATGCTCCATATCCAGCCTTCATCAACACGCCCCACTCGGCGATCGAACGCCTCTGGCTGGACTATGCGGCGACCGATCTGAAGGATGCGCTGCGGCGGCGCCAATTGCACGCCGTCGAAACACGCGTATCGACCTTGAACACCGACCCTTGGAATCTGCGGATCTGAAGTCTCGCAGTGGGGTTCGCGGGCCTATTGGCACCCCATTGTCAAGTTTTTGGCACTTGTCAGGATATACACGCCCTGAATCGTTGATATGACGGAGGCAGTCAAGCCGTTTTCGTGCGCGTCTACTCAGCGAAGTGCCAAAAACTCACGATCTGACGGAATCCGTTCAGCGCTGGGTGGTGGTGGAGCGAAGAATGCAGATGATGGAGGGACGATGGAGATTACGGAGGGACGATGGAGATGATGGAAACGACGCAGCAGCAAGACGATGACATAGACATGACCGGCAATCCGCGGATTGCAACGCGAATCACACGGTATTCCGGGGCGATCTTCGATGTCGACGACCTCAGCATCGATCTGCCGATCAAGGGCGGGAACTTCACGAGAATAACCCGTCAGATAGTCCGACATGCACCTTCGGTGGTGATGATCGTGCATGATACGGTCAGGGACTTGTATCTGGCGGAGCGAGAGTACCGAGTTGGCTGCAATGCCTTCGTGCATGGTCTTCCGGCCGGACTCATGGATGATGGCGAATCCGTACAGGACGCCGCGTTGCGCGAGCTGAGGGAGGAGACCGGCATCAGACCGGACGCACACGCATACACGGTGACATGCATCAGTGACGCGTATTCCTCTGTCGGCATGAGCGATGAAATATCACATGTCATGGCAATCGACCTTCACAGATGGAAGCTTGAATCGACGCATTTCGACGCGGACGAGCACGTCCAATCCGCATGGGTCTCCTGGGAACGCCTGTCCTCATTGAAGATCCAGTCCGCTACGTGCGTCATCGCCCTGCAGTTCGAGGCCATGAGAAGGGCAGGGGTCCAGGCGGCTCTCAATGTCAGGGAGACGCGCTGACGATGATGGTCCGCCCTGACGCGCTTGCATCACTCGCTTATCGTTTTGAGGTGTCATACTGTAATTATGCAAATTAGACCAGGTTCGATGTATCCGCTCGGTGCAGGCTATGACGGTGCGGGCGTGAATTTCGCATTATTCTCCCAGCTGGCCGAGAAGATTGAGCTCTGTCTCTTCGATGACGATGACAATGAGACACGGATTGAAATGAGCGAGCAGAACTCATTCGTCTGGCACAACTATGTGCCAGGAATACAGCCAGGCCAACGATATGGGTATCGCGTATACGGTCCCTATGATCCTGAGCACGGTCTGCGGTGCAATCCTCACAAGCTGCTTCTGGACCCATATGCGAAGGCCATCGAAGGCAATTCGGACGGTGACGAAAGCCTCTACTCATTCTGGTTCGACGAAGATGAGCACACGGGCATGAACACGCTGGACTCTGCCCCTCATATGATGAAGTCAGCAGTCGTGAACCCATACTTCGACTGGGGCAACGATCAGCATCCGTTCATTCCATATCACGACTCGGTCATATATGAGGCGCATCTGCGAGGCATGACCAATCTCAATGCCGAGGTTCCTCCCGAGATTCGAGGCACCTACGCAGGGCTTGCATATCCCACTGTCATCGATTATCTGAAGAAACTCGGCGTGACCGCCATCGAGCTGATGCCGGTCCACCAATATGTGAACGATGCATTCCTGCAGGAGAAGGGCCTCTCCAATTATTGGGGATACAACACCATCGGCTTCTTCGCACCGCACAATGAATACTCCAGCTCAGGCCAGCGCGGCGAACAGGTGAACGAGTTCAAATCCATGGTCAAATCCTTCCATAAGGCTGGCATGGAGGTGATTCTCGACGTCGTCTACAACCATACCGCCGAAGGCAATGACAAGGGCCCGACGCTGAGCTTCAAGGGCATTGACAACAAGTCCTACTATCGCCTGGTGGATGGCGACGAGGCGCATTACTTCGATACGACGGGCACCGGCAACTCCTTGCTCATGCGCTCTCCTCACGCCCTGCAGCTGATCACGGATTCGCTGCGGTACTGGGTCACCGAGATGCACGTCGATGGTTTCAGATTCGATCTGGCAGCCACCCTGGCCCGTCAGTTCCAGGAGGTCGACAAGCTGAGCGCCTTCTTTGACATCGTCGAGCAGGATCCGGTGATATCCAGGGTGAAGCTGATCGCAGAGCCATGGGATCTAGGTTCAGGCGGCTATCAGGTCGGTGGCTTCCCCTCGTCCTGGAGCGAATGGAACGGACGCTACAGGGACTGCGTTCGTGACTTCTGGAGGTCTCAGCCCTCGACGCTTCCCGAGTTTGCAAGCCGACTGATGGGCAGCTCCGACCTGTATCAGGATGACGGACGACGGCCCGTGGCATCAGTCAACTTCGTCGCTGCGCATGATGGCTTCACGCTCAGCGACCTGGTGAGCTACAACAACAAGCACAACGAGGCGAATCTCGAGGGCAACCGCGATGGGGAGAACGACAACCGTTCGTGGAACTGCGGAGTCGAAGGACCCACATCCATCGGCGACGTATCCGAGCTCCGCATGAGACAGTGCAGGAATTTCCTGTCCACCTTGCTGATAAGCCAGGGGATACCGATGATCTGCGGCGGTGACGAGGTCGGAAGGACGCAGCAGGGCAACAACAATGCCTATTGCCAGGACAACGACATCTCCTGGACGAATTGGAACCTTGACGACGAGCAGAAGTCGCTTCTGGATTTCACCACGAAGCTGATTCATCTACGCCTTGACCATCCTGTGCTGCACCGTCGACGCTTCTTCACCGGACGAGAGGCCGGTGACAAGTCCGATATCATTCCACAGGTCGAATGGTTCGACCATACCGGTTCGATCATGGACAAGAATGACTGGAACAACACCCACGCATTCTCGGTGATGGTGTTCCTCAATGGCGGTGAGATCCCCGAAAAGGATTGGTTCGGCACGAATCTCATCGACAACGATTTCATATTCATCTTCAATGCCCACTATGAGCCCATCGTCTTCACTCTGCCCGAGGAGAACTATGGCAAGAAATGGCAGCTCATGGTCGACACCTTCAATCCGAACGGCCCTCAGCTTGCGTATGAGGCTGGATTCGCGATCACCGCACAGCCACGAAGCTTCCTGCTGCTGATGAGCTCTGAGCAGCATAACAGGCTGGTGGAGCACTAGGGGAGTCGGGGTGGGTCTGTCGGACATGCACGGATATGGCCATTCAGGCGCGCAACACCCCATGAATGTGATAGA
Protein-coding sequences here:
- a CDS encoding NUDIX domain-containing protein encodes the protein MSNPTYRPFDPWRPSPVKEGSRTQIVQSHYFNVDQVSFDSNVFGSFERYILHENNGDTVAILALTPDGRIPLIEQYRIPTHRWTLEIPAGHANSPNEKSLDVAKRKLREEAGFEASDFSQFGRFINTPSFSNQHTSMYYATGLTPVDRGIIGPESPRSSVRLYTPEEAYKMVLSGTIVDAKTVIAILRAQCGLGEEQR
- the pyk gene encoding pyruvate kinase, whose protein sequence is MRKAKIVDTIGPATESLENVTKLVEAGMDVARLNRSHGTPEDHLKVYNNVREASKRTGRNVAALVDIQGPKIRCGWFKKNADGEDKVFLKEGQEFIITTEDVTGDEHITSTTFKGLPGDCHAGDPILIDDGKVRLEVTSVEGNEVHTKVVVAGPVSSHKGINLPGVAVSLPALTEKDEADLRWGIQTGADIIAMSFVRFATDIDRAHEIMDEEGRRIPIVAKIEKPQAVDNLEEIVRAFDGIMVARGDMAVEMPFEQVPLVTKRCIELARQYAKPVIVATEVLGSMVHSPIPSRAEASDCANAILDGADATMTSNETAVGEYPTETVQTMARISGYATDHGYDRIPDLKKLDMSNSGAVSSAAVDLAEKLNAKAIVAFTQTGNTVHRISRERPSAPIFGITTNMHTYHWLALSWGTEAFLLDDDYHDLTRRELMKLADDTLKKAGKVADGDKIVLLSSAQGEHKAGSTDSIYVHSVGAAD
- a CDS encoding NUDIX hydrolase codes for the protein MEMMETTQQQDDDIDMTGNPRIATRITRYSGAIFDVDDLSIDLPIKGGNFTRITRQIVRHAPSVVMIVHDTVRDLYLAEREYRVGCNAFVHGLPAGLMDDGESVQDAALRELREETGIRPDAHAYTVTCISDAYSSVGMSDEISHVMAIDLHRWKLESTHFDADEHVQSAWVSWERLSSLKIQSATCVIALQFEAMRRAGVQAALNVRETR
- a CDS encoding ANTAR domain-containing response regulator; translated protein: MVAEKDSGEESQSRRTVVVAEDESLIRLDIVEALSDAGYDVVGEAASGQEALDFTRQMKPDVVVMDVKMPGMDGIAAAKEIGKDNLAPVVMLTAFSQQKLVEKAAEAGAMAYVVKPFVPEKLLPALEVAITRFEQINTLRDEVSDLKARFEARKRVDRAKGLLMENMGLTESEAFRWIQKTSMDRRLTMQEVADAVIAQVEGDD
- the polA gene encoding DNA polymerase I gives rise to the protein MDTDSQHGQSQKDTLLVVDGHSLAFRAYFALPAENFTTQSGQATNAVWGFATMLAQVIEAEKPNHLAVAFDMSGGTFRNKMLKQYKATRDAAPEDLLSQLPLIQKLLTSLGIMYVERRGFEGDDIIATLATMGSQARYRTLVLSGDRDAFQLIDDYVTVLYPGHHFKELKHMTAGSIQEKYHVSPSQYPDLAAMRGETADNIPGVPGVGDGYAAKWINLYGGLQGIFEHADDIGGKKGEALRENIEQVKLNRKVNALVRDMDLGVDISDLEYGDIQSEELSKLFDELQFGARTRKRIVAAFGSDAGTRLDQAQPGIENDAVAETPKEEISTVLDHVSDADAFQAWVAEHGEAELPSIAPVTDAEGNPALNESAAVGSALSKAITLYADGRDSPGRERFHSLTIVAADDHAVVLDDFSKDSEMKESLQRFLNDFGSLILVHGYKEQRHVLDACGLSLNEPMFDTKLAGYIVEPDFHADSLSASAAHFLDIHDESNDVTIEQGSFAFDKDDSDDGKDSEGSEERDEPESLKRAILVSRLGVYLAPIIDERRQYRLLRSIEIPVSSTLHSMESYGASVSTRRMKELHDRFVADASQAQDVAWQNAGSRINLQSPKQLQKVLFEDLGLKHSRKTKGGSYTTNAAALQSMYLKSTDNQKANDFLGALLRYRETNKLKQIMQTLIDSVNAEDGRIHTTFEQTVAATGRLSSVDPNLQNIPNRNAQGREIRSAFVPAQGYDYLMSSDYSQVELRIMADLSGDEALIEAFKSGRDFHKYVASLVYQKSVDDITGDERSHVKAMSYGLAYGLSTYGLAQRLAVSPAEADILREKYFATFGKVHDYLESLVSTARDKGYTETMFGRRRYFPGLKSTRRQVRDAAERGALNAPIQGSAADIMKIAMIRADVALRSAGLKSRIILQIHDELVLEVVESEVSKVTSLVSEAMEHAVDIAVPLDVSTGVGADWQQAAH
- the glgX gene encoding glycogen debranching protein GlgX, whose translation is MQIRPGSMYPLGAGYDGAGVNFALFSQLAEKIELCLFDDDDNETRIEMSEQNSFVWHNYVPGIQPGQRYGYRVYGPYDPEHGLRCNPHKLLLDPYAKAIEGNSDGDESLYSFWFDEDEHTGMNTLDSAPHMMKSAVVNPYFDWGNDQHPFIPYHDSVIYEAHLRGMTNLNAEVPPEIRGTYAGLAYPTVIDYLKKLGVTAIELMPVHQYVNDAFLQEKGLSNYWGYNTIGFFAPHNEYSSSGQRGEQVNEFKSMVKSFHKAGMEVILDVVYNHTAEGNDKGPTLSFKGIDNKSYYRLVDGDEAHYFDTTGTGNSLLMRSPHALQLITDSLRYWVTEMHVDGFRFDLAATLARQFQEVDKLSAFFDIVEQDPVISRVKLIAEPWDLGSGGYQVGGFPSSWSEWNGRYRDCVRDFWRSQPSTLPEFASRLMGSSDLYQDDGRRPVASVNFVAAHDGFTLSDLVSYNNKHNEANLEGNRDGENDNRSWNCGVEGPTSIGDVSELRMRQCRNFLSTLLISQGIPMICGGDEVGRTQQGNNNAYCQDNDISWTNWNLDDEQKSLLDFTTKLIHLRLDHPVLHRRRFFTGREAGDKSDIIPQVEWFDHTGSIMDKNDWNNTHAFSVMVFLNGGEIPEKDWFGTNLIDNDFIFIFNAHYEPIVFTLPEENYGKKWQLMVDTFNPNGPQLAYEAGFAITAQPRSFLLLMSSEQHNRLVEH
- a CDS encoding Nif3-like dinuclear metal center hexameric protein; protein product: MDKTASDSADTGSSSSGKPRNAESSQPNLNQVVSILEDLYPLQYSESWDAPGLIVGDLSTGINKVIFAVDPTMDVVDEAIRQHANLLITHHPLLFKAVHQVSGLGFRGGIVNALIRNHCALWVGHTNADVSYRGVAQSAADRFGLLDQHPLIPADIQQHGHDVGLGRVGRLPKPQTLREFAASIAKVLPKTTSGIQVCGELDGLVRRIAVLPGSGDSCFDEVRASDADVYVTSDLRHHPVTDAYQQSRYEYMLAASGYAAERGQHDAPYPAFINTPHSAIERLWLDYAATDLKDALRRRQLHAVETRVSTLNTDPWNLRI